agggggcctacaagaaggctggagagggactttttacaagggcatgtagtgataggacaaggggtaatggcttcaaactggaagaggggagatttagattagatattaggaagaaattctttactctgagggtggtgagcccctggcccaggttgcccagagaagctgtggctgccccatccctggaggggttcaaggccaggttggacggggcttggagcagcctgggctggtgggaggtgtccctgcccagggcagggggttggaactggatgatctttaagatcccttccaactcttaaccaTTCTATGGACATAAAGTGGCACTGCTACATAGATACAGCCTTCCCACCCTTTCTTCCCCTCACCCTTAAATCTTGATCTTTTCCAGTATTAATTGCAATATCCTGTCCTTTCCCCCCAACTCTAGCTGGGATGCTGCATATGAAAGAGAACTGCAGACTTTTGAAGACATTGGAGATGCAGGGGAAATTtggtaaataaaatacttctacCGGAGTGATTCTCTTATTTCGTTTTTAAAACAGGCATTGCAGAAACACAGCCAGCAATTTGGTGGGACACTGAATAGTTCTGGATGTTGGCAAAATGGTGGGGAATTTTAGTCTTGAAGCCACTGGTTCTTCTCTTGCCCAGTTTTGCGATGCCGATTTCTAAGTTGCACTTGGGAAGCTGTCATTACGCAGAAAGTGTGCTGGTTGTTGGGGTGGATGTTATTAACAAAGGTGCTTTTTAACCCTCAGCTCCGGTTTATTTATGCAAGTTGCGGGTACTGCTGCCTTTTTCAATATATGGAGGGCTTAATCTTCCAGAGTTGGTGTTTCAGTGAATTTTAAGGCCATgtgattaattttaattcaaacaaaGTGAAAGTGGAATATGGACTGTGTCAGTTGTTACTGATGTGCTTCAGTAAGAGACACTTTGCAAAAGCTGGAGAGAGGGCCAGATGAAATAAATTTGCTGTGCCTTTTGTACATTTTTGCTCTCTGGATTACTTGAGCCCTTGTTTTTCATAGGTTTGGAGAAGAAAGCATGGTTCGCATAATCAGATGGTTGGAAAAACAAAAGATTCCCCTTGACAGCTCTGTGCTTGACATCGGAACTGGAAACGGTGTTTTGCTGATTGAATTGGTTGGTATATTGTGAAGTTTGTGCTTTTGGTATAGAGTCAATGCTCCAAACACAGTAGCTTAAATACAGTTCTCACAAGCAACAATAGTAACCATGGCAAGCTATAACTTACATGAAAGACAAAAAGCCAGCAACCTAAATTAAGactgattttgtgggtttttttcccatcaacAGAACACTGATTACTGTGCGTCaggttttatattttcattgGGTTTAAGAGTATAAGTGAAATGAACTCGGTGCTGTTGATATGCCTTAAAGAACATCCTGTCACAAAGACAAGGCATCATTGCAAGTGGCCGCCAGGCAGCCCGTGGGACTTGGGTATGTCACTCCTTGCACCAGCAATGCTGGTAGGGGTTTTAAAAAGTGCAGACCTAGCAACAGAATGTGTGTTGTTCTACCAGATGGAAATACCTACGTTTTTGCTAGACACGCTCAAACTTCTAGTTTCTTGGTACTTCCCAGATAGTCAGTACTTCAGATTTTGGAATTCATGGTATTTCTTTAAATCAGTCAGCCTGAATATCCGTTATTTTAACTTTACCTTTCTGTTTTCCtatatttgaaaatgcttttcttcccatTGTTGTGTAAAACGCTCACAGGTAAGGAAATTAAGTTGAGTAATACACAAAGTACTCTCTTATGCAAAACCAGACCCTTTCTCCATACTCAGTTGTGATAATAATACTCATTATCAATGTAAAAAGTGGTTAAACCCAGTTTCTTTTGTAAACAACTGAAGAAGTTTTAACGTTTCTTTTCAAGAAGTACACATTTCTGCCAGTGTGGAAACCCCTTACCAGATGTGTTCTGAACTGCTACGGTTGTTGCTACGCAGTGATACAAGATGTTTAGgagctgtggtgtttttttcctgattttgatTGAATATAGGAGAGTTGGTAAAGAAAGGAGCTATCATACTCGAGCGGTTTCTGTTGTTCTACATTCTCTGTTGGCTCCATTAATTGCTGGAGAAATTGAAAGGGGTGAAAGTCGAAGTCGGGCTgataatgggattttttttttaatatggactTTGATTTTAGGAGAGTTTAAAGCCTTTATGGGGATTGGCTGCTATGCTGCAGAACAGGAGAAATCATATCAAAAGTAGAAATTGCTCATGTCattaagataaattaattttgaagcttAATAATGATGATTGTTAAATGCAATGCTAGCTAAATGCAATGCTAGCTAGCTTTCTCATTGTTGAAACATGCAACAGAAAAACCTTATTTATAAAACTTCAATTTTATCCTGGCACCACTTACAAatctgaaattacttttcattctGTAATGGGAAAATGACAGCCTGttagcttttaaaaactattaaacTACCATAAAAGCACCCTCCCCCCTTACATTAAGCACCTCAAAGTACTGTGGTTGCTTTAATAGGAAATTTTCAGTCCGGCTCCCGTTTGAAAAGTGACTTCAAAATACACTGTGTTTGTTGTTTCTAAATAATTCAGGATCTCACTTGCTTAGTTGATgtgaaagaaatttttttgtgtTAGCTGCTAGGCTTTGAAAATCAAGTTAGGATTCTTTTGTCAAGCACGTCGGCTGCCGTAGAACAGTTCTGCTGCTGGAGTTGGGCTCGATAATGTGATAGGAATGGCAATACTGAAAAAGGCAGTCAGGCTTTGGTCATGTGGGACGTTAGTAGCTACTTGAGGGTATGTATCAGACCATCATCAGGACAGGAAGAGGTGCCGTAGAGTACAGTTCTTTGGGGAATACGGGACCTTAGTACGTTGTTAACAGTAAGGAATAGTAAATGGGAGTATAGTAAGAAAATTACTCTCAAATGCAGCTGGGTCTAGGTGAGACATTGTCAGTTCCAGCAGGGAATATTGCACAAAAAGGAGGCAGACTAGCCATCTGGCAAAGAGGTAATAAATGAAGTGAAACCAAGAGAGACTGCTGTATCCTGTGTGAACTGGCCCCACTACCCAGCTAGAGGCAAAACATCCAGCCAGATGTCTTCTACATGCACACTGCAGGGATCTGCCCATCTGTAAGCTCCAAGAGAAATGCTGCTTGGAggcttcttctcttctttctgcctcctttgAGGATCTCGGAGACGTAAGTGGGACCCCATGCTGGTTTTATATGTGCAGTAGACCATGGTCCTACCGCTGCTAACTTGAGGAAGCTGGTAGGCTGCAGTGATGACCTAATTCTTCTGCCTTCCAAAAATTCCTGCTCTTCTAAGGAAACGTTGTTACCACATGGAGCTCtgtccttgtctttttttttttgattcttatGAGTATTGGGGGAGTCAACAGTATTGAAAAACTTCTCTGAAGTGAAGGGTATTCACTACCCAAGTGTGGGTGTCTGCTTGGCAGTACCAGAAGCCCAAACATGGGGCCATGCTGATTACGTTGCAAACTCCCCTCTGCTATTTAATCTGCTTTttcaagaagcagcagaagagtgCTTACAAATACCACCCTCAGGACATGAGTCCAGTTGCAGGATGCAGTGTGGTCATGTTTGGCACTTGAGTGAATGATCCCTTCCTGTCCATAGGGAGTCAGGCCGTACAGGTTTAGCAGCATTTAATGTTGTTTATCCTTaaactttcctcctctgctcaggAGACTATAGGAGTGAATGGGAACTCCCTCAAGTGACTCAAGCTCTTCCTTTCCAAACAGAGGAGCTGTTGTGGGAACTGCTCTTCCACCCCCAAGTCTTCAGCACAGGCATCTCAGGAAGCTTGGTTTGCTCTGGGGAGGAACGTGGGCAGAAGCCTGAGCAATACGCTGTTCTTCATCAAAAGCAAACAACGTGGTCTTTGTGTTTAGCTGAAATTAGTCCTCAATTAAGAACAGCTGGCTAGTGCTGAGCTCACACGGGCTGAAGAGCTGCTGGAAggactgttttaaaaaattctcataGTTTTCCTCACTGTTGAGGTATCGGCCTTTGGAACAAGTAAATATGCAGCTGATCGCTTAATGCTAATTAAAGTCCATGTattgttcaaaaccaaaacaaacctaaGCCTCCTCTCCCTGTCTGCTTGCAGCTGGCCTTAAGGTTGTAGCTCTTCCTGTTAGGTTTGGATGTGGCCAGACCAACTGAGGCAGGCGATACCCAGATCTGGTCACCACAGCTTCTGCCTCGGATTGAAAATGTCACTGCCACCTCCTACGTGCCCAGCTCCCGGTGTTGCAAAGCCCACCTGCTTTGGAAAAGGCTTGCTAGGATCTCACTGCCTGAGTTCCCTAAAATGGGTTATCATTATCTGCCCCAAAGTTAGATTAGCGGAAAGTCTTCTGTATGCTCTTTTACGTGGTGCATAACCTGCCTGAAAATTGCTGATACAAAGACCTCGTAGCATGCAAATAATTGCATTCAACTAGACACTGGCATGAATAATTGGAAAAATGTGAGGTTTTGCAGTGGATTTCTGTACTAATAAAATGCATTACGTATTTTGGCTCTTACCATTTGGGTTACAAACCAAATAATTGCTCAATCTCAAATGTTATATAAGTGTCAGAGaggttttcttcttattttgaaGCATCTGGCATTGGCCCATGTTTTCATCACTGAAAATTTTCGTCACTGAAAATTCCTGGTTTCTAGGTTACTTTTGGTGCAGATAAGAGAGCCTGTTCCCCTCCAGGGTATTACTTTTCACAGTTCTGCTCAGTTTTCCACTTGTTGACATAAACCAGCTTTTAGTAAACAGTTCTTTTGATGAGCTATTACACGAAAGGGAATTATTTCAGCTCATTCCCCCAGCTGTTTAGCTCTTGTAATGGTAACAGGAATAAAAACGAgtaaaaggttgggtttttttttctgtcattaagaGGAGGAGAGATGAGATGGATTATAGATAAGGAATACATTTGCTGCATAAAAAAATTGCTAGCACACTGATTAAGATTCTCTGCTTCTGTCTAGGCAAAGTCTGGCTACACCGATCTCACTGGGATTGATTACTCTCCTTCTGCAATACAACTTTCAGAAAAAgtaagagagaaagaagggatGTCTAACATTAAATTCAAGGTAAGTTTGGAGAGAAAGTTTACTGAGGAGATAAAAGCAGTTGAACCAAGATGAAATGACCTAATTGATGTTCAGATGTGCTCAGTGTACTATATGAATGATGCCTTTTGACATTTGTGAGAGAATTCTAAccaaataaatctgtatttacaagaagatttttgtcttctttttttttttttttttttcccccccccctctttgtAACAGTCATTAGGGCTGAAAAGATTTCCCTGCTTCTAGCAGGGAGCAGAGTAGTGGTTCGCCATTTGGCAGGTTCTGTATTTTAGCCGCTACATTCTGAGTTTCAGATTTGACATAGGGGATGAGATCCTTAAGTGATCGAATCCCTACCAGTAGCTGTGCAGCAGGAGGTTTTTgagaggccctgctggagcagggggcaggaccagatgacctccagaggtcccttccagcctcagccatgctgtgattctgtggctgCCTTTCATTCTGAGcgctctctctgctctgctgttgTCTCCTCCAGCTCTGTACCTCTATGATGTCTCTGCTCTTGTACGTCGATTGTAATCTCTTTGTGGCAGGCACTGTCTATTCTGTATTTGTACAGCGCCTAGCACGCAGCACCTAGGAAACCAGGGATCAAAGTACAAATAATGATTTAAAGAATGAACTTCAAGTGTGCTTGAGCTTTAGACGGATGGGTATATACACGGGCTTTACAGCAAATAGATCATCACATAATACGCAGAGAAGAAAGACGCTGACATGGCACTGTAAGCGTGAAAAGCCTGTGAGTTACCTTTTCCTAAGCACGCCCATTGTCAGGTTTGAGGCTTCTTATTTTAAAGTATTGGTTTGCATTAAAGATTCAGGAGCTCCTGAGTAGAAGAATGTTTTCACATTTGTAGACTTCTGGTTTAGGTAGAAGACTTCCTGGCTCCATCAGCTGAGCTGTCAGGATTTGAGATTTGTATTGACAAGGGGACTTTTGATGCCATAAGCCTTAATCCTGATAACGCGGTGGGAAAGAGGAAGCAGTACGCGAGATCTCTCTCCAGCGTATTGAAACCAGAGGGCTTTTTCCTCATAACATCTTGCAACTGGACTAAGGAAGAGCTGTTGAACGAGTTCAGAGAAGGTAAGCCGAACCATCTAACTGCAAGGATGCAATGAATAAATTTTAATATCTGTGTTATCACATTGACTTTCTCAAAGCAGGATTAGACAAGGTAAAGTGATTAGTTAAGTGCTTCCCTCTCTTTTCGCCAGGAGTTACAGCTTCTGTGTTTGCCAGTGCCAACGAGCCAAGGGAGGAAAGGTTTAGTTATAGTTCGGGGGACAAGGATTTCGGTCTAGTTACACTGGAAAAGGAGGGGGTTCTATACCAGGGtgatgcattttctcttttcgTCCTTCATTATCAGATCCAGTTCACCCATCTGATTGCTTTGAAATTGGGGTAACGTTGTTACCTGTATTTAGGGGAACTGGCAGGTCTGTGACCTTCAATGTCACCTCCTCAACAACCTCTCTGATCCacgggaaagggtgttttttacaTGTCGGTTAGTTCTTGAATCTCATGCCTGAGGCTTGAAACTCAGTGTGGATCTGAAACAACCATCCCTTCTGGAGAACTAAACTTACTGGCAGGTTATCATCTTTTCTGCCATTAATTTGTGTGAGTCGGCCAGCTAAGATTTTTATTATCCGTGGAAGGGTTTCAGCTGTATAAAGCCGCGGTGCAGCGTAACAATACAGTCCTATAAACTCACAGAGTAACTGACTTGCAAGTTTTCCAGACAAATAAAGAATGGTTTGCAAAGGGTTATCCAAGAGGAGAATAAAATTACTTCCTtctaataaaagcattttaatttctgtctggCAGGATTTGAAATTCTGGAGGAGCTGCCAACACCCAAGTTTTGCTTTGGAGGAAGAATTGGAAACAGTGTAACGGCATtggttttccaaaggaaaaaattgaGGCCATCCATCTCGGACAAATTAGATTAGTTGAGAAAAGTCTGAACTTTAAACCTGACAGAAAACCCCAGACACGTGTGTAAATAAATGCTCTTTGAGTGCACAGTAAAATACTATGTATGGAACTCTAAGGGACTATAAAACATTGCCCTAGAAACATTTTGGCGTTGCATAACTTGCCCGTAAATTTTGTCCTTGCTGCAACCTCACTTGTTCTAGCAAAGCTGCAAgtttgtgagagagagagagaaataaggcGTTCTGAATGCGGAGACTGGTGTTTGTGTTTGGAACGTGAGGATTATCTggtatttaatttctgtattgaTAATGAGTGAGCAATAGAGGTGAAGGTATTCTACAAAGCAAAAATCTCATTTCTCTGTGGGGCGGTATAATGGGGAACAAGCTTTTGCGACGTAGGTGctggagcttttatttttttcttaggtgaTCATGAGTGTAGCTGTTAAGGAGGGAAATGGATAAAAAAGTTGTACCACTTGCAAAAAAAGGACCGGTTAGTGCTTTAAATTCAGGCTTTCAGAGGTTCTCAGACAGCGGAGTTCTGTCTCCGCTGCAATAGCTCAACCCTTTTCCCACAGAGGGAGACTACCGAGTGTTTTTGAAAATCTCACTTGCCTGACTGCGTGCGTGCTCCGTCAGTTATTTCCACTGATCCCATAAATCTATAAAGGTGTGATGTTACAATCTCACTAGCGTGTCACATATGCCTCTTTCATTATTGATTTCCTATACAGTAATGTCTTAAGAGCCAACAATGACTGTATGTTTTCCGGTGAATTTCTCAGGACAGGTTTTTAGCTGCATAAATCCATAAGAATTTAAACcataaatataaatttttatttttttttaattaaacttctgtGTGGGatccattttcttaatttctttgcctttatttcttctgttgttttgtgttttcagaatGCAACTATTGCTTGAAAGGTaggaaaataagatttctttATGCCTTGACAATAAAATGCAGGTGACAATAAACTTGTTCTTTCAAACATCAAGCAGGCCCTATTAGgcagttgggttttgtttcacaGGCAAGGTCATGTTTGCTTATCAGAGAATTGCTTCTCCTAGTTTCCAGACTTCTCCTAGTTCCCAGGGTTCAGGAGATCTTTAAGGGTCAAGAAATACTTCTAGTCCTTTCCCAGGATAGGAAATAAGGCATTATTTGCACAGTGGTGGGTGTGATCCGTCTGGTGACGTCTTCGAGGCAGGAATCCCGAAGTCTTcgattttctttataaaatgggATATACTGGTTCCATTGGAAGAATGGTCTGTCGGCGGTGGTGAGAAAGCTTAGTTCCAGTGAATAGCTCTTTGCATATTTGGCTAGGCTTGGGTTCCAAAGTGCCAAAACCTGAATGTCTTGTTACCGCTTGGGTCACTATTGTAGTACGATGTACTGCATCCGCCCAGCAGGCTCCCCGCAGCCAAGAGGAGTGCTACGAAATGTAAGTGGTAGTTCagacagaggattttttttgatGGAGTAATACAAAGGAGTCAAAGTACACTACTGATAACAGCCTCAATAAAAAGACTATGACGTTTTTGTTGCCAATTTGGCATCAGGTAGAGTTAATGCAAGCAAATTTTAATTGGCAAGTACTCTGGCAGGATGTGTTTAGGGCATCTGCCTTATTCCCATCTGTAAGTTTTGCTAATGAAGGCATGATACATATTTAATCATGGAATGAAAATCAAGTCATGGCTGTCGtggattttcttttaatcaatTAGGAGGAATTTAACTATAGATTCACATTCCATAAGATATGTAAGGCTCAGGGCAAGTgttgttttctcctcttcataGGATTGATTATTATGAGATTTTGTTCTCTaggtaatattttaatataatttgtaAAGCTAAAAATAAGCTTCCTAAAATGGTTACACAGAAATTTTACCATCAGAAATCATGTGTGTCATGCAAGTTGTATGATCAACCGCTTTCAATTAGTATTTTTAGCAAGGCATTTGGAAGCAATGATAGTAATTCACTGTTTTCTCTTACAATCATGTTGCTGTTTTTCAAACGTTCTGGACAactattgtatttctttttggaATTATTTCCTCCTGTATGAATCAATTTTTGATGGGGGAGGCTTCTTAGTGATGGGGGAGGCTTCTTAGtggtggggaaaggctgagaacCAGTCTCCTCTTCCAGCCTACCTCATTATTTGCCCAAGGTCATGGATTATTGAGGGCTTCAAGCGTTTCCCTACCACTTCTGGGAAGTCCATAGGCAGGGAGCCTTCAGAGGTAGCAGGTGGTTCTTCTGCTTTACCTTTGGCATTACGGGATCCAGTCATAAGGTGGTGACACACAAACTAACATCGACACTAAAATGTCATCCTGCTGCCTGAAGGTGTCACGGGCCTGTTGTTAGGAGCCTTAAATGCTGGTGGTCTGAAGGAGTTTGGGACAGGAGTGCGTTTTTCCCATGGACAAGGGTCTGGCCTTTA
The sequence above is drawn from the Chroicocephalus ridibundus chromosome 6, bChrRid1.1, whole genome shotgun sequence genome and encodes:
- the EEF1AKMT2 gene encoding EEF1A lysine methyltransferase 2, with protein sequence MAVAGERAGRPAGPGCREEPFSPSVLGTREHWDAAYERELQTFEDIGDAGEIWFGEESMVRIIRWLEKQKIPLDSSVLDIGTGNGVLLIELAKSGYTDLTGIDYSPSAIQLSEKVREKEGMSNIKFKVEDFLAPSAELSGFEICIDKGTFDAISLNPDNAVGKRKQYARSLSSVLKPEGFFLITSCNWTKEELLNEFREGFEILEELPTPKFCFGGRIGNSVTALVFQRKKLRPSISDKLD